The following are encoded together in the Planococcus antarcticus DSM 14505 genome:
- a CDS encoding CpsD/CapB family tyrosine-protein kinase, protein MRAMKKTKRLMPRKLVARTNPQSIAAEQYRTIRTNINFSTPGLDSKVILFTSASKEEGKSTTAANMAIVFAETGKKVLLIDADMRRPTLYRTFELGNNIGLSNLLIRKGKLKQSVKASGIQNLDLLMSGQIPPNPAELLESDALDELIEEMRGLYDYVLFDSPPILSVTDSKILANKCDGTVLVVNTGKSEKISVEKARDSLATAKAFILGVVLNNYPMNKENYYYHNYDSQFS, encoded by the coding sequence ATGCGGGCAATGAAAAAGACAAAAAGGTTAATGCCGCGAAAATTGGTGGCTCGTACTAATCCACAATCGATTGCAGCGGAACAATACCGTACAATTCGAACCAATATTAACTTCTCGACTCCCGGCTTGGATTCAAAAGTTATCCTGTTCACGTCCGCTTCAAAGGAAGAAGGAAAGTCGACGACTGCAGCGAATATGGCTATTGTTTTTGCCGAAACGGGCAAAAAAGTGTTGCTGATTGATGCAGACATGCGACGTCCAACTTTATACCGGACTTTTGAGCTCGGCAACAATATTGGCCTGTCCAATTTATTGATAAGAAAAGGCAAACTCAAGCAATCGGTAAAAGCGAGCGGCATTCAAAATCTGGATTTGCTGATGAGCGGACAAATTCCTCCAAATCCAGCGGAGTTGCTGGAGTCTGATGCGTTGGATGAATTGATTGAGGAAATGCGAGGACTCTACGATTACGTGCTTTTCGACTCGCCACCTATCCTCTCCGTAACCGATTCCAAAATTCTTGCAAATAAATGCGACGGTACAGTGCTGGTGGTCAATACCGGCAAATCAGAAAAAATAAGTGTTGAAAAAGCACGAGATTCTTTGGCAACTGCAAAAGCTTTTATTTTAGGGGTTGTCTTGAATAATTATCCGATGAATAAAGAAAATTATTATTATCATAATTACGATAGTCAATTTAGTTGA
- a CDS encoding YveK family protein: MESTFNLNKFLKAMQKRKALIILVTLAFIVFSAVASYTIMKPVYKATTQILINQNTVSNQDFDSLDIDTNLQLIGTYNVIIKSPAILANVIEELQLKETVQTLTERTTVNNIESSQVVSLSVEDSSMEQAVLIANTTAKVFQEEIQQMMKVDNVSILAAAETTGSPKPIRPDPIFNMAIGAIVGLVFGMGITLILEQLNTTVRSEEDIEEMAGLRILGVVSPVDSNLKMEKPLNLTDRLEKDLHAGNEKDKKVNAAKIGGSY, from the coding sequence ATGGAGAGTACATTCAATCTGAATAAATTCCTAAAAGCGATGCAAAAAAGAAAGGCTTTGATCATCCTTGTTACTTTGGCTTTTATTGTCTTTAGTGCTGTCGCTAGCTACACCATTATGAAGCCTGTTTACAAGGCAACAACTCAGATTCTAATCAATCAAAACACAGTCAGCAACCAGGATTTCGACAGTCTCGATATCGATACGAATCTTCAATTGATCGGAACTTACAACGTTATTATAAAAAGTCCGGCAATATTGGCCAATGTGATTGAGGAATTGCAGTTGAAAGAAACGGTCCAAACATTGACCGAGCGGACCACTGTCAATAATATTGAAAGTTCTCAAGTGGTCAGCTTATCGGTTGAAGATTCTTCTATGGAGCAGGCAGTACTGATTGCCAATACGACAGCCAAGGTGTTCCAAGAAGAAATTCAGCAAATGATGAAAGTAGACAATGTCAGTATCTTGGCTGCAGCAGAGACAACCGGAAGTCCGAAGCCAATTCGCCCGGATCCTATTTTCAACATGGCCATTGGGGCCATCGTCGGTTTGGTTTTTGGGATGGGCATCACGTTAATCCTGGAGCAATTGAATACAACAGTCCGTTCTGAAGAAGATATCGAAGAAATGGCGGGACTTCGGATTTTAGGTGTCGTCAGTCCAGTGGACAGCAATTTGAAAATGGAAAAGCCATTAAATCTAACAGACAGATTGGAGAAGGATCTACATGCGGGCAATGAAAAAGACAAAAAGGTTAATGCCGCGAAAATTGGTGGCTCGTACTAA
- a CDS encoding response regulator transcription factor, with translation MNAATIMIVEDDEGIRELMRLFLLKKGYDVLQAEDGFQALDLLEKEKPDLILLDVEMPGMNGLEVCEKIRLKTTLPILFVSYRKELVYKIQGLEAGGDDYITKPFDFNELEARIRAILRRNGWRSGEEDRLTILKYEDLHIHVDACELYIAGNPVKLYHKEFQLLLLLAQTPNRVWTAEQLYDQVWGYYSEGDVQTVKVHISNLRRKIEEDPANPKYIQTVRGFGYKFILE, from the coding sequence ATGAATGCTGCAACTATAATGATTGTAGAAGACGATGAAGGAATCCGTGAATTGATGCGTTTGTTCTTACTCAAGAAAGGTTACGACGTCCTTCAGGCAGAAGACGGCTTTCAAGCTTTGGATCTGCTGGAGAAAGAAAAACCGGATCTTATTTTGCTGGATGTCGAAATGCCAGGGATGAATGGGCTAGAAGTATGCGAGAAAATTCGTTTGAAAACAACTTTGCCTATCCTATTTGTTAGCTACCGGAAAGAGCTGGTTTATAAAATTCAAGGACTCGAAGCAGGAGGCGATGACTACATCACCAAACCCTTTGATTTCAATGAACTAGAAGCTCGTATCCGTGCAATTCTTCGGAGAAATGGCTGGAGGAGCGGCGAGGAAGATCGGCTGACCATCCTGAAATACGAAGATCTCCATATTCATGTAGACGCCTGTGAACTATACATTGCAGGAAACCCGGTAAAGCTTTACCACAAGGAATTTCAATTATTGCTGCTGTTGGCTCAGACGCCCAACCGCGTTTGGACTGCTGAACAATTATATGATCAGGTGTGGGGCTATTATTCCGAGGGAGACGTGCAAACAGTTAAAGTACACATTAGCAATTTACGAAGAAAAATCGAAGAAGATCCGGCCAACCCCAAATATATCCAGACGGTGAGGGGCTTTGGCTATAAGTTCATATTGGAGTAA
- a CDS encoding ATP-binding protein has translation MKKSYCGTSIIIRIFCTLWVCFFFLDIEKTSANYGDTDAVVLTAKVDEVPLAKHLLILRDTEGTLEIDELLQPPHSWKFVSNEKEIPNGGLSSGVYWLRFTIKDNSDDRQWLLEVANSSLETVTLYSPQPSGEYSAIPLGNSISDSEKTYLQSKLVFQLLLPNEEATTFFLRVGSQGAMHLPLTIWEQEAFEAQSQQTAAIVGLLSGMSLLFMVYCIKWFFNYQQKNFLYLLLSSLSVLIVSSTWTEMSLASIWPELGGWNRQIAWVSFGAAGISVVFITKELVTDVLQLRWLPTAIKTMTVFVLFSIVLSFFSYRIAGVVLFFVVFLSVALSFGVSFHAWKKGHLFVASYAVALFLSIVALIVSFLTVAAILPYETNIQYGLYLVTGISVLFIANALLAKEKINLEKKEQLERQTQNRQLMEIEALKNANARKDELLAFTSNGLRTPLYGMIGIAESLQESATGKISTLMANQLNDLVASGKNMAHLVNEILDFSKLKQSPLPVHAEAVAIDELCNTVLSLCRPLMPTQSVKLYHTVPASLPKVLADPNRVQQILYNLVDNSIHHTHEGEIIVSAHVKGDQLEISVKDTGIGIQEGRIPSLFEWNIQQEKIPESQGLGLRITKNLVELQGGSLRGESQAGIGSTFSFTLPIHASETTTQISLGIDSALKELTAFQLADSILKQHPIKQSLHILVIESEEINRLVLLRQLISAGYQAFGVGDGKAAMQLLAHKPVELIVMDGYLTDMSGDELCRRIRLDFTLTELPILILSNVDSLREKKDAFTAGANDFLLKPCDKEEFLLRVETLANMRSLTQEITNMNYFLERNVKERTMALEITNMNLLTVNDEIQEIEKSRTEMLSAISHELGTPITLIHSYIQAVKESLIEENNPRYLDMIHKKLLLLERLTEDLVELTKYKSGNMTLRFEERELDGWLARLVDSMASDVTQSGRAFEFLGTESLDEMIRPFLTIDLDRLDQVISNILWNAVKHTSLEEGRITLSTEIIAKNNEDAMLDEEEWDGELVIRIADNGCGIKKEALPHIFDRFYKIDSSAGYKGSGLGLAIAKEIILAHKGQIGADSTEEKGSVFIIVLPLTFR, from the coding sequence ATGAAAAAATCCTATTGTGGAACTTCTATTATTATTAGAATTTTTTGTACTTTGTGGGTTTGTTTCTTTTTTCTTGATATCGAGAAAACGTCTGCGAATTATGGCGACACTGATGCAGTTGTTTTAACTGCCAAAGTTGACGAGGTGCCTCTCGCAAAACACTTGCTGATTCTTAGGGATACAGAAGGAACGCTTGAAATAGATGAGCTGTTACAGCCTCCGCATAGTTGGAAATTTGTTTCGAACGAAAAGGAGATTCCGAATGGGGGATTGAGCTCCGGTGTGTATTGGCTCCGTTTTACCATAAAAGACAATTCGGACGATCGGCAATGGCTTCTGGAAGTGGCTAATTCATCTCTAGAAACAGTGACTTTATATTCGCCGCAACCTTCAGGCGAGTATTCCGCTATTCCACTTGGAAATTCCATTTCGGATTCAGAAAAAACTTATCTACAAAGTAAATTAGTCTTTCAGTTGCTTCTGCCGAATGAGGAAGCAACTACGTTCTTCTTGAGAGTTGGATCACAAGGGGCGATGCATCTGCCTTTGACGATTTGGGAACAGGAAGCATTCGAAGCGCAGTCTCAGCAGACAGCAGCGATAGTCGGTTTATTGAGCGGAATGAGTTTGCTGTTTATGGTGTACTGCATCAAGTGGTTTTTCAACTACCAACAAAAAAACTTCCTTTATCTCCTTTTATCATCTCTATCAGTCTTAATTGTTTCATCAACATGGACCGAAATGAGTTTAGCCTCGATATGGCCGGAACTGGGAGGATGGAATAGACAGATTGCTTGGGTTTCTTTTGGAGCTGCTGGTATTTCAGTGGTTTTTATTACTAAAGAGCTTGTAACAGATGTTTTGCAATTGCGCTGGCTTCCGACAGCTATTAAAACTATGACTGTTTTTGTGCTGTTTTCAATTGTGCTTTCTTTCTTCTCCTATCGAATTGCTGGTGTGGTTCTGTTTTTTGTCGTATTTCTATCCGTTGCCTTATCTTTTGGCGTGTCCTTCCATGCTTGGAAAAAGGGCCATCTCTTTGTTGCTTCATATGCAGTCGCCTTATTTTTATCCATAGTTGCACTCATTGTTTCATTTCTTACGGTCGCAGCGATTTTGCCGTATGAAACAAATATTCAATATGGCTTGTATCTCGTAACTGGAATTAGTGTTCTTTTCATAGCGAACGCGCTGCTGGCAAAAGAAAAAATAAATCTTGAAAAGAAGGAACAACTGGAGCGGCAAACTCAAAATCGCCAGCTGATGGAAATTGAAGCGCTAAAAAATGCCAATGCGCGAAAGGATGAGTTATTGGCATTTACTTCAAACGGCTTGCGAACACCTCTTTACGGCATGATCGGCATTGCAGAATCACTTCAGGAATCAGCGACGGGGAAAATCTCTACTTTAATGGCAAACCAATTAAACGACCTGGTAGCAAGTGGGAAAAACATGGCGCATCTGGTCAATGAAATTCTCGACTTTTCAAAACTAAAGCAGTCTCCTTTGCCGGTTCATGCTGAAGCAGTGGCTATTGATGAACTGTGCAATACTGTTTTATCGTTATGCCGACCGTTGATGCCGACACAATCCGTGAAGCTTTACCATACAGTTCCAGCTTCGCTGCCAAAAGTACTCGCCGATCCTAACCGCGTCCAACAGATTTTGTATAATCTCGTCGATAATTCCATTCATCATACTCATGAGGGAGAAATAATTGTTTCGGCACACGTTAAGGGAGATCAGCTTGAAATTTCGGTGAAGGATACGGGTATCGGCATACAGGAAGGACGGATTCCATCTTTGTTTGAATGGAACATTCAGCAAGAAAAAATTCCAGAAAGTCAGGGGCTAGGTTTGCGGATCACCAAGAACTTGGTCGAGCTCCAAGGGGGATCATTGAGGGGTGAGTCACAGGCCGGAATCGGTTCGACTTTCAGTTTTACTTTGCCGATTCATGCTAGCGAAACGACCACGCAAATTTCGTTGGGCATTGATTCGGCTCTTAAGGAATTGACGGCTTTCCAGTTAGCGGACTCTATATTGAAGCAACATCCGATAAAACAAAGCTTGCATATTCTTGTAATTGAATCAGAAGAAATTAACCGTCTGGTTTTATTGCGCCAACTCATATCAGCAGGCTATCAGGCTTTTGGAGTGGGAGATGGCAAGGCGGCGATGCAACTGCTGGCGCATAAGCCAGTGGAGTTGATTGTGATGGACGGCTATTTGACTGACATGTCGGGAGATGAATTATGCCGGCGCATCCGACTGGACTTTACGCTGACGGAATTGCCCATTCTTATACTGTCGAATGTGGATAGTCTACGTGAAAAAAAGGATGCTTTTACAGCAGGCGCCAACGATTTTTTATTGAAGCCCTGCGATAAAGAAGAATTTTTATTGCGCGTTGAGACTTTGGCGAATATGCGCAGCTTGACTCAGGAAATCACCAATATGAACTATTTTCTTGAACGTAATGTCAAAGAACGAACAATGGCGCTTGAAATTACCAATATGAATCTGCTGACGGTCAACGATGAAATTCAGGAAATCGAAAAGTCCCGTACTGAAATGCTGTCGGCGATTTCGCACGAGCTAGGAACACCGATTACGCTGATTCACAGTTATATACAGGCAGTGAAAGAAAGTTTAATCGAAGAAAACAATCCGAGGTACTTGGATATGATCCATAAAAAACTACTACTTCTCGAACGCCTCACGGAAGATTTGGTAGAGTTGACCAAATACAAGTCAGGAAACATGACTTTGCGGTTTGAAGAAAGGGAGTTGGATGGATGGTTGGCACGGCTGGTGGATTCGATGGCATCTGATGTGACACAAAGTGGCAGGGCTTTCGAATTTCTTGGAACGGAAAGTTTAGACGAGATGATCCGGCCGTTTCTGACTATCGATCTGGATCGCCTTGATCAGGTGATTTCCAATATCTTGTGGAATGCCGTCAAGCACACTTCTTTAGAAGAAGGCAGAATTACACTATCCACAGAAATAATAGCTAAAAATAACGAAGATGCAATGCTCGATGAAGAAGAATGGGATGGAGAACTAGTCATTCGAATTGCCGACAATGGCTGCGGCATCAAAAAAGAAGCTTTGCCTCATATTTTTGACCGCTTTTACAAAATCGACAGTTCTGCAGGCTATAAAGGCAGCGGACTTGGATTGGCGATTGCCAAAGAAATCATATTGGCGCATAAAGGACAGATTGGGGCCGATAGCACAGAAGAGAAGGGAAGCGTCTTTATCATTGTATTGCCGTTGACTTTTCGCTAA
- a CDS encoding sensor domain-containing protein gives MKNKAASLSFARVLMEGIKEMVFVVKVDKGCSFTYEFFNSAVIESTLLDATSIGKTFDDIHSTIMAQFLNGKYGEVVQKNQSMSYEDSFYSTAKNLFYSKTILTPLFDNAGKCTHIVSLVKDITNEKIAKLESEGIRERLEESSARYRSLFDSNADAIFTVDFKGCITGGNSAGHKLSGYFINELASKSFIEFVVPAEKEQAKAHFHFSILGNIKDCRLQISNKSGASVACLVKFIPINVKSKITGFYMIAKDMTELDKIASLYEAGEENFRIIAEHVHDVIILMDHHKNFLYVSPSSENIFGFKADQVTAQKPIYSVHPEDIVTISSAFEQAAKDASSYLVQIRLLHQERGWIWAEINGTSVFGEDKSFNHMVMVARDISIQKEYESQLKHFAYFDSLTELPNRRYFQEYATERLELKEKNQSGIAVLILDIDDFKEINDQWGHETGDAVIQEFGYRLNSCMHGENMAARLGGDEFVILLADIDTKEQVAEVADSIYRVMKEPIKVLGLSLEISISMGIALAPAEKISISAMMKRADTAMYKAKQQEKNTFQVSPT, from the coding sequence ATGAAGAACAAAGCAGCTTCATTATCTTTTGCACGTGTATTAATGGAAGGCATCAAAGAAATGGTATTTGTTGTAAAAGTTGATAAAGGTTGTTCTTTTACGTATGAGTTTTTTAATAGTGCAGTGATAGAAAGTACCTTATTAGACGCCACTTCCATTGGGAAAACCTTTGATGACATTCATTCTACGATAATGGCCCAGTTTCTAAATGGGAAATATGGTGAAGTAGTCCAGAAAAACCAGAGCATGAGCTATGAGGATTCATTTTATTCCACTGCCAAAAACCTGTTCTATTCAAAAACAATTCTGACTCCCCTTTTCGATAATGCAGGAAAATGTACTCATATAGTCAGTTTAGTAAAAGACATCACCAATGAGAAAATAGCTAAGCTGGAAAGCGAAGGGATTCGCGAACGTCTCGAAGAAAGCAGTGCGCGTTATCGATCCTTATTCGACAGTAATGCGGATGCCATTTTTACTGTTGACTTTAAAGGCTGTATTACAGGAGGAAATTCTGCAGGGCATAAGCTTAGCGGTTATTTCATCAACGAACTGGCAAGTAAAAGCTTTATTGAATTTGTCGTTCCTGCAGAAAAAGAGCAGGCAAAAGCACATTTTCATTTTTCGATTTTAGGCAATATTAAAGATTGTCGCCTTCAAATCTCCAATAAGTCGGGTGCATCAGTAGCTTGTTTAGTAAAGTTCATTCCAATAAATGTAAAAAGTAAAATTACTGGATTTTATATGATTGCCAAAGACATGACGGAGTTGGATAAAATCGCCAGTCTTTATGAGGCAGGCGAAGAAAATTTTCGAATCATTGCGGAACATGTTCATGATGTCATCATTTTGATGGACCACCACAAAAATTTTCTGTATGTGTCTCCGTCTTCTGAAAATATATTTGGTTTTAAAGCAGATCAGGTCACTGCTCAGAAGCCTATTTATAGTGTTCATCCCGAAGATATCGTGACGATTTCCAGTGCTTTTGAACAGGCTGCTAAAGATGCCTCTAGTTATTTGGTGCAGATTCGGCTGCTTCATCAGGAAAGAGGATGGATTTGGGCAGAAATCAACGGCACTTCAGTTTTTGGGGAAGATAAGAGCTTTAACCATATGGTGATGGTGGCACGGGATATCTCGATTCAAAAAGAGTATGAGAGCCAACTTAAGCATTTTGCTTATTTCGATTCTCTGACAGAACTGCCAAACCGCCGTTATTTTCAGGAGTACGCGACTGAAAGGCTCGAGCTGAAGGAAAAGAACCAAAGCGGTATAGCGGTACTTATACTAGATATTGATGATTTCAAGGAAATCAATGATCAGTGGGGACATGAAACCGGAGACGCAGTTATTCAAGAGTTTGGTTACCGGTTGAATAGCTGTATGCACGGAGAGAATATGGCTGCACGTTTAGGAGGAGATGAGTTTGTCATCCTACTGGCAGATATCGATACTAAAGAACAAGTGGCGGAAGTCGCCGATAGCATTTACCGAGTGATGAAAGAGCCGATTAAAGTGCTGGGCTTATCGCTGGAAATTTCGATCAGTATGGGCATCGCCCTAGCGCCTGCTGAGAAAATTTCCATTTCTGCCATGATGAAGCGTGCTGATACTGCAATGTATAAAGCAAAGCAACAGGAAAAAAATACATTTCAAGTAAGTCCAACATGA
- a CDS encoding NRDE family protein: MCLINLQFRNHPTYKLIVAANRDEFYGRPTEPAHFWEDEPTILAGRDLTGMGTWLGVTKQGRIAALTNFRDPTNLESGQLSRGAVVKNFLTGTNSPVEYLQTIDPKQYAGFNLIVGNAERLIYYNNIQEESYAIPPGTHGLSNHFLNTPWPKVTKGKEKLASYMSQIDKADLEKIFAILADDGHAPDTHLPDTGVGLDLERMLSPMFIKTLDYGTRSATVVLVTHDGTLTFAERNYEKGVFKEDRFFEFNIE; this comes from the coding sequence ATGTGCCTCATCAATCTACAATTTCGAAATCATCCCACATATAAACTAATCGTCGCTGCTAATCGGGACGAGTTTTATGGTCGCCCAACTGAACCAGCCCATTTTTGGGAGGACGAACCCACTATTTTGGCAGGCCGCGACTTGACCGGAATGGGCACTTGGCTTGGCGTTACAAAGCAGGGACGCATTGCCGCATTGACTAACTTTCGCGATCCCACCAATTTGGAATCGGGGCAGTTATCCAGAGGAGCAGTCGTCAAAAATTTTTTAACAGGGACAAATTCTCCGGTGGAGTACTTACAGACGATTGACCCGAAGCAGTACGCTGGATTTAATCTTATTGTAGGCAATGCTGAAAGGCTCATTTATTACAACAACATCCAGGAAGAATCCTATGCGATCCCGCCAGGTACCCACGGGCTCAGCAACCATTTTCTGAACACTCCGTGGCCGAAGGTGACAAAAGGCAAAGAAAAGCTCGCTTCTTATATGTCACAAATCGACAAAGCAGATTTGGAAAAGATCTTTGCGATACTGGCAGACGACGGACACGCACCGGATACCCACCTCCCCGACACGGGTGTCGGACTAGATCTCGAGCGGATGCTGTCTCCTATGTTCATCAAAACACTGGATTACGGTACGCGTTCTGCAACCGTCGTTCTGGTCACCCATGACGGTACTCTTACCTTTGCTGAAAGAAACTACGAAAAAGGCGTCTTTAAAGAAGACCGCTTTTTTGAATTTAACATCGAGTAA
- a CDS encoding SRPBCC family protein — translation MIAEVTQTEQGYMATFDRKLTHGPEQVWRMLTDNQKIHQWFSGLQLEKPGEGGYLSFDTGHGNYKELAITDFEEKKRLGFEWGQDHVLFELIPEGEETRLKLVEKILVFTDHTPKDVAGWHVCLDVLEALLDKKGIERTLEWEHWFPEYKRLFENMHTSFE, via the coding sequence ATGATTGCAGAAGTAACGCAGACCGAGCAAGGATACATGGCGACTTTTGACCGCAAATTGACACATGGACCAGAACAGGTTTGGAGGATGTTGACAGACAATCAAAAAATCCATCAATGGTTTTCAGGATTACAGCTGGAAAAGCCAGGAGAAGGCGGCTACTTGTCATTTGATACGGGTCATGGCAATTATAAGGAATTGGCGATTACGGACTTTGAAGAGAAAAAGCGATTAGGTTTTGAATGGGGTCAAGACCATGTTTTGTTTGAACTCATCCCTGAAGGTGAAGAGACCCGATTGAAACTGGTGGAAAAAATACTAGTGTTTACAGACCATACGCCAAAAGATGTGGCGGGATGGCATGTGTGCTTAGACGTTCTCGAAGCTCTTCTCGACAAAAAAGGAATTGAACGAACTTTGGAGTGGGAGCATTGGTTCCCTGAATACAAGCGCTTGTTTGAAAACATGCATACTTCCTTTGAGTAA
- the uvsE gene encoding UV DNA damage repair endonuclease UvsE, translated as MRLGYACMNTELKTIFRTLRVATAEADDTGKIKELTMKNFETTLEILHWNLKNDIYFYRASSSIVPLSTHPINDWIWWQDPDVVAITNEIRSIVETHEMRVSVHPGQYTVLNSPKPEVVRKSIEDLEYHDKLIQLLGGSDIILHTGGAYGDKEAAKQRFAEAYLALSPSIRQRLRLENDDKTFTVRDVLDVHNVCGVPVCFDIHHHNCNNDGEPVDYAEILKTWEDYGTPKVHISTGKEGFTDLRHHELVSETDFQELLRLLDGIDVDIMFEAKLKEQSILPFVRQLMHK; from the coding sequence ATGAGATTAGGTTATGCCTGCATGAACACCGAATTGAAAACGATCTTTAGAACTTTGCGTGTAGCGACTGCGGAAGCGGACGACACAGGTAAAATAAAAGAACTGACGATGAAAAATTTCGAGACCACACTCGAAATCCTTCATTGGAATCTAAAAAATGATATCTATTTTTACCGGGCTTCCAGCTCGATTGTTCCTCTTTCCACCCACCCGATAAATGATTGGATCTGGTGGCAGGATCCCGACGTAGTGGCCATCACCAATGAAATCCGCTCGATTGTCGAAACACACGAGATGAGAGTCTCTGTGCATCCCGGCCAATACACCGTCCTCAATTCCCCCAAACCGGAAGTGGTCCGGAAATCGATTGAAGACCTCGAGTACCATGATAAGCTGATTCAATTGCTTGGTGGCTCGGATATCATTCTCCATACCGGAGGAGCTTATGGCGACAAAGAAGCAGCCAAACAACGCTTTGCGGAAGCTTACTTGGCATTATCACCAAGCATACGCCAGCGGCTGCGGCTTGAAAATGACGATAAAACCTTTACTGTCAGAGACGTTCTGGACGTCCATAACGTCTGCGGAGTGCCAGTCTGCTTTGATATTCACCACCATAACTGCAACAACGATGGTGAACCAGTCGATTATGCTGAAATTTTGAAAACTTGGGAAGACTATGGCACACCTAAAGTCCATATTAGTACTGGAAAAGAAGGATTTACAGATCTTCGCCACCACGAACTGGTTTCTGAAACGGATTTCCAGGAATTATTGAGATTATTAGATGGTATAGATGTGGACATCATGTTTGAAGCCAAACTGAAGGAACAATCGATACTACCTTTTGTCCGTCAATTAATGCATAAATAA
- a CDS encoding ATP-binding protein, whose translation MTQQKEMEMTYMEAMMTGMINNIFFIIFPIIIYQMLATAGQRNFFVSHRVTMTVLFSISIILCMLFPYQFLTDQYIFDLRQVPMIVGALYGGPLVSAVLFLVSSGGRFLIGGDGMYIAIFNQFVIAAGVPFLRPLYMRLKRFGKIVLVFCISIASLLFNMLAGAYFFGDPIHDIIGIWVMLIINQGTIIVLTALMIEHMQRQEYLYNSLLKHEKMETVSHFAAAVSHELRNPLQSIKGFIQLMKEYDYSREKQVEFHSLILKEINAAEDLIDDYLVYAKPTYGQLEPITVSTEVHHVLKIMAPYANGKDVKMQIGDMDETAEILVDRQKFQQALVNIIRNGVESMPDGGTLAIAAKSSPAKVWIEVTDEGVGMTKEEVQRLGEPYFSNKIKGTGLGMMVTYSIVSQMNGQIMVDSQKGKGTEFTLEFPNIATFEKK comes from the coding sequence ATGACGCAGCAGAAAGAAATGGAGATGACTTATATGGAAGCAATGATGACTGGCATGATCAATAATATTTTCTTCATCATATTTCCAATTATCATCTATCAGATGCTGGCGACAGCCGGCCAACGAAATTTTTTCGTCAGCCATCGCGTTACAATGACTGTTCTTTTTTCAATTTCCATCATACTTTGTATGCTTTTTCCCTATCAATTTTTAACAGATCAATATATTTTTGACCTGCGACAAGTTCCGATGATCGTTGGTGCTCTGTACGGAGGTCCCTTAGTGTCGGCCGTCCTGTTTCTGGTTTCCTCTGGTGGCCGATTTCTTATCGGAGGAGACGGGATGTACATCGCCATCTTCAATCAATTTGTCATTGCAGCGGGAGTTCCTTTCCTTCGACCTCTGTACATGCGGCTAAAAAGATTTGGGAAAATCGTTCTGGTGTTCTGCATTTCCATTGCTTCCTTGTTATTCAATATGTTAGCGGGCGCTTACTTTTTTGGAGATCCAATTCATGACATCATTGGCATATGGGTGATGCTGATAATTAACCAAGGAACAATTATCGTTTTAACAGCATTGATGATTGAGCATATGCAGCGGCAGGAGTACCTATACAACTCGCTATTGAAGCATGAGAAAATGGAGACGGTCAGCCATTTTGCTGCGGCTGTTTCGCATGAATTGCGCAATCCTCTGCAAAGCATCAAAGGGTTTATTCAACTGATGAAAGAATATGACTACAGCCGTGAGAAGCAAGTGGAGTTTCACAGTCTGATTTTAAAAGAAATTAATGCTGCAGAAGATTTGATCGATGACTACCTGGTCTATGCAAAACCGACCTATGGACAGCTTGAGCCCATCACAGTTTCGACAGAAGTCCATCATGTTCTTAAGATCATGGCACCCTATGCCAACGGAAAAGACGTGAAAATGCAAATCGGCGATATGGATGAAACTGCGGAAATCCTTGTTGATCGGCAGAAATTCCAGCAAGCATTGGTCAATATTATCCGAAATGGCGTTGAATCGATGCCGGACGGTGGAACACTGGCGATTGCAGCAAAATCGTCCCCAGCCAAAGTTTGGATAGAAGTGACCGATGAAGGTGTGGGCATGACGAAAGAAGAAGTCCAGCGTTTGGGAGAACCTTATTTTTCAAATAAAATTAAAGGGACGGGACTTGGGATGATGGTTACGTACAGCATCGTCAGCCAAATGAACGGCCAAATCATGGTTGATTCTCAGAAAGGAAAAGGTACCGAGTTCACATTGGAATTTCCGAACATCGCCACATTTGAAAAAAAATAA